In Fusarium fujikuroi IMI 58289 draft genome, chromosome FFUJ_chr08, one genomic interval encodes:
- a CDS encoding related to ferric-chelate reductase, producing MEGVKPPSTKQDKNEEALTKYAAFLCGLMLLVIAIRWLRNNHITSPHLKTSASLPTYGREACFLVFQSLERRLPDSWFGRPSLGFILMISVYLIGNVAFCSNMLAMPQLLNHWASRFGWMCAGNMGLCVFFGLKNTPLGLFASVSHSQLNILHRFVGYTTVFLLALHALVYTIHFGRQGRLVQLLKKEDLEGMGAGIAMLVLLMGVFRHKHYELFYASHVIGFVAVVLLTALHRPIWAKKIPTVMLIIFSVWAVDRLIRLSKLFRNLVNNSATVYPLPYNGTRIVLKKPGMENSLPGFHCFLWIPGLRLIETHPFTIVSNDSSGLELVMKSHEGFTKAVDSFASRNPRTSLWASIDGPYGSLPDVNNYDKLILIAGGSGAAFTFGVINRIMMQREKPAIQSIEFVWAVRRIEQLSWFRRHLGNLTESPYPINLKIYVTGERSASGSLRDDIDTPESSWGTEREILLREDAFDYETISAMDDLCVSACGGVDNELKSSSFLEKLDVDGTIRKAAQASGSHDRVLVLSCGPKSLMEAVQDSCRVETL from the exons ATGGAGGGAGTCAAACCACCAAGTACCAAGCAGGACAAGAACGAAGAGGCACTGACCAAGTATGCCGCTTTTCTATGTGGTCTCATGCTTTTAGTTATCGCCATTCGCTGGCTGCGCAATaatcacatcacatctccACATCTGAAAACATCAGCGTCATTACCGACTTACGGGCGTGAGGCCTGTTTCCTGGTGTTCCA AAGTCTCGAAAGACGTCTACCGGACTCGTGGTTCGGCCGACCTTCCTTGGGGTTCATCTTGATGATCAGCGTCTACCTTATTGGCAACGTCGCTTTCTGCTCAAATATGCTTGCGATGCCCCAGCTATTGAATCACTGGGCTTCTCGATTTGGATG GATGTGCGCTGGTAACATGGGGCTATGTGTCTTTTTTGGCCTCAAGAACACGCCTTTGGGCCTATTTGCCTCAGTTTCGCACAGCCAACTGAATATCCTACATCGCTTTGTGGGCTATACCACGGTATTCCTTCTCGCACTTCACGCTCTTGTATACACGATACATTTTGGTCGTCAAGGTCGTTTGGTacagttgttgaagaaggaggatcTCGAGGGCATGGGTGCCGGCATTGCCATGCTTGTACTACTGATGGGAGTGTTCAGACACAAGCACTACGAACTGTTCTATGCCAGCCACGTTATCGGCTTCGTGGCGGTCGTTCTCTTGACAGCCCTGCATAGGCCAATTTGGGCGAAGAAGATCCCGACGGTGATGCTCATCATATTCAGCGTATGGGCAGTGGACCGACTCATACGGCTGAGCAAGTTGTTTCGTAACCTCGTCAACAATTCGGCGACAGTTTATCCTCTTCCATACAATGGAACACGAATAGTGCTCAAGAAGCCTGGGATGGAAAACTCCTTGCCTGGATTCCACTGCTTTTTGTGGATTCCGGGACTTCGATTGATTGAGACTCATCCATTTACTATCGTTAGCAATGACTCTTCTGGTCTGGAGCTGGTCATGAAATCCCATGAGGGCTTCACCAAAGCTGTCGACAGCTTCGCAAGCCGAAATCCCAGGACTTCTCTGTGGGCATCCATTGATGGGCCATATGGCTCACTACCAGACGTGAACAACTACGATAAACTGATCCTCATCGCTGGTGGAAGTGGGGCTGCCTTTACCTTTGGGGTCATTAACCGTATCATGATGCAGCGTGAAAAGCCCGCGATCCAATCTATCGAGTTTGTATGGGCTGTGAGGCGTATTG AACAGTTGAGTTGGTTTCGCAGACATTTAGGTAATCTTACGGAGTCTCCATATcccatcaacctcaagatctaTGTAACGGGGGAACGGTCTGCATCTGGCTCATTACGTGACGACATCGACACTCCAGAATCTTCGTGGGGAACGGAAAGGGAAATTCTACTAAGAGAGGATGCTTTCGACTATGAGACAATCTCTGCAATGGACGATTTATGCGTGTCGGCCTGTGGAGGGGTTGATAATGAGCTGAAATCCAGCTCATttttggagaagctggaTGTCGATGGGACAATTAGAAAGGCCGCGCAAGCGTCTGGAAGTCATGACCGAGTgctggtcttgtcttgcGGACCGAAGTCGCTCATGGAAGCCGTGCAAGATTCG TGCAGGGTTGAAACTTTATAG
- a CDS encoding related to MFS transporter, whose product MTAVFYFFTKVTNRRYHGINDPATGEKLTEKARKFEYRKVLELPWTFWVVMGFSLFETSAAIVFLQNATELAEQRFGTDSIAAGWYSSVLQYSGFFVVPLLGVFLDLYGSRISVLVFCGIGMFTSMLLVCFSGAVKGTAASFGDFAFAYCFGSTTIIDSTRTSMWDNTVFGSAYAIKITMNNAMNIIVRIITGKIQDADNNSYDKVTIIYVVLAGLSVVVSILLAIGAWKSVDLGHLQWSRKKRIAQGSLLNERKEIFTKKNGEKNRRVSLACFATLILLVIGSWCGHFWGVATGNND is encoded by the exons ATGACGGCTGTCTTCTACTTCTTCACCAAGGTTACCAACCGTCGCTATCACGGTATCAATGATCCCGCTACCGGCGAGAAACTTACTGAGAAGGCGCGCAAGTTCGAGTATCGCAAGGTCTTGGAACTCCCGTGGACATTCTGGGTTGTCATGGGCTTTTCGCTGTTTGAAACGAGCGCTGCTATCGTGTTTCTACAGAATGCGACAGAACTTGCTGAACAGAGATTCGGCACGGATTCTATTGCAGCTGGATGGTATAGCTCCGTTTTGCAATACTCGG GTTTCTTTGTTGTTCCTTTACTGGGAGTATTCCTCGATCTTTATGGAAGCCGCATTTCCGTCT TGGTATTTTGCGGTATTGGCATGTTTACCTCGATGCTTCTGGTTTGCTTCTCTGGAGCCGTCAAAGGAACAGCCGCTTCATTCGGCGATTTCGCTTTCGCTTACTGCTTCGGTTCTACCACAATTATTGACAGCACACGTACATCTATGTGGGACAACACCGTCTTTGGCTCTGCCTATGCCATTAAAATCACAATGAACAATGC GATGAATATCATTGTCAGAATCATCACCGGAAAGATTCAAGACGCCGATAACAACTCGTACGACAAGGTGACGATCATCTACGTCGTCCTCGCTGGACTGTCCGTCGTGGTATCGATACTGCTCGCGATCGGGGCGTGGAAGTCTGTGGACCTTGGACACCTCCAATGGTcacgaaagaagagaattgcACAAGGCTCCTTGCTcaatgaaagaaaagaaatatttaCCAAGAAAAATGGTGAGAAAAACAGGCGCGTATCGCTGGCTTGCTTCGCTACACTGATCTTGTTAGTCATTGGTAGCTGGTGCGGTCACTTCTGGGGTGTTGCCACTGGAAACAATGATTAG